Proteins from one Juglans microcarpa x Juglans regia isolate MS1-56 chromosome 1S, Jm3101_v1.0, whole genome shotgun sequence genomic window:
- the LOC121247466 gene encoding zinc finger Ran-binding domain-containing protein 2-like gives MSRPGDWNCRACQHLNFQRRGSCQRCGDPRSSADFGIFGGRSGTGSSFVGFSTGSDVRPGDWYCTAGNCGAHNFASRSSCFKCGAFKDHDHQYHDSAGAASFDVSCDISQYSRSGFGIAGGRPGWKSGDWICSRSGCNEHNFASRMECFRCNTPRDTY, from the exons ATGAGCCGGCCAGGAGATTGGAACTGCAGGGCATGCCAGCACCTCAACTTCCAGAGGCGTGGCTCGTGCCAACGCTGCGGGGATCCTAGGTCCAGTGCTGACTTTGGGATCTTTGGTGGGAGATCGGGTACTGGGTCTTCCTTTGTGGGGTTCAGCACAGGGTCGGATGTCCGGCCAGGTGACTGGTACTGTACCGCAGGCAACTGTGGGGCCCACAACTTCGCTAGCCGGTCGAGCTGCTTCAAGTGTGGTGCATTTAAGGATCATGATCATCAGTATCATGACTCAGCTGGGGCCGCCAGCTTCGACGTCTCATGCGACATTTCACAGTATTCTAGATCAGGTTTTGGTATCGCCGGCGGCAGACCTGGATGGAAATCTGGTGATTGGATTTGCAGCAG GTCAGGATGCAATGAACACAACTTTGCTAGCAGAATGGAATGCTTCAGATGCAATACCCCGAGGGACACATACTAG
- the LOC121247467 gene encoding uncharacterized protein LOC121247467, which translates to MDLFLSTPALAISKPVPSNSEGIRTFLEKAADEGLVLLQSPKNSHYCAAETKSEKRAKCFAILKFEQLVGGELPIESDVSGEVIKILREDGDPVGYGDALIAILPSFPGIN; encoded by the exons ATGGATCTTTTTTTATCGACACCAGCTTTGGCTATCTCCAAGCCAGTACCTTCTAATTCGGAGGGGATTCGGACATTCCTCGAAAAAGCTGCAGATGAAGGCTTGGTCCTACTTCAGTCTCCAAAG AATTCACATTATTGTGCTGCAGAAACAAAGAGTGAAAAGAGAGCCAAGTGCTTTGCTATATTGAAGTTTGAACAGCTAGTTGGTGGCGAGCTTCCAATTGAG TCTGATGTATCTGGGGAAGTCATCAAGATACTCCGAGAGGATGGTG ATCCTGTTGGGTATGGCGATGCTCTAATTGCGATCCTTCCATCGTTTCCTGGGATAAATTAA
- the LOC121247468 gene encoding protein RALF-like 19 translates to MEYKPWLIFLVLSLAVVAESSSLHDATNWGLTKYGSTAGSCNSEVGVCIGEGNEMLMASLHARHLAQQKYISYGALRANGVPCGRRGQSYYNCQMRQKANPYRRGCSIITHCGRITD, encoded by the coding sequence ATGGAATATAAGCCTTGGCTGATATTCCTCGTCCTTTCCTTGGCCGTGGTGGCCGAGTCATCTTCACTCCATGATGCCACCAACTGGGGTCTCACAAAATATGGCAGTACTGCAGGCTCCTGCAATAGTGAAGTGGGGGTCTGCATTGGAGAGGGCAATGAAATGTTGATGGCTTCTCTTCATGCCCGACATCTTGCCCAGCAAAAGTACATTAGCTATGGAGCTCTCAGGGCCAACGGCGTTCCCTGTGGCCGCCGCGGCCAATCCTACTACAACTGTCAAATGAGGCAAAAGGCCAATCCTTACAGACGTGGTTGCAGCATCATTACCCACTGTGGCAGGATCACTGACTGA
- the LOC121246959 gene encoding uncharacterized protein LOC121246959: protein MGAILAHTAMDALQVVSSATQLVSSMVGAVAALEQASRDLEEAPKKIKRLEEFVYDLENLTRRIKQKHVSKLHNHRLDNQIQSLNALVERLHPNIVKARRIVSRSKFKNLAKIVWSSMAGDPLGKVVHTIKGDLNWWLDSQILVQNVEKVIESTAQDIPVRLKINCEQGYPISSKCNFIRNLLEQEGSHRVILIVGLSGIGKSCMARQVVCDPPAKFVGGAVELCFGQWCSRAACNGNKAEYQSRLARKFCKFLVQIGFWKKIKDNAGDLEYICCLLQEALYGKSILILLDDVWEQDIIERFTKLYDNDCKYLVTTRNEAVYEITEAEKVELGKDDIREISKKILVYHSLLSEEELPIIAETLLERCGHHPLTVAVMGKALRKETRSEKWEKAITNLSTFATCAPGPVSYVNEKEAENTLTIFGSFEFSLEAMPGDSRKLFAALAALSWVEHVPEAGLEAIWSVIGQESLFPLIVGKLVEGSLLTKTDTDPLYQVHDMVSLYLDSKKNDAIVLLVDEARVEETAFICPWLFVFGKESIKRIVGQKIEIFLSVLEEKQAVITLEAIVQALMASKSISEYEVSRASFVCMLGPRIEALISSGLQSLVVVSAEAITNIFNRNDYCNYVPSLESTGAIDKLAVILENCEDPMVQTNVSAFLAKLAEFGSTDTVDKVLQSIPFNQLADLLSPEAEEWHESMFTILMSLAKAGKSKAVERMIASEIEKNLIKLLENGTEVAQHGAIVILKAFYELGGHPTNGHLQHANLKLLPWQVRLRLERFVLSDQNVSSSPRPQTFEDLLHKVLDSNYKQVLEAMQDLIPIIEKAGDPKIRDMILKSPLIKRLFELLQTQQKSMKSESVFLLMKLALSGGESCIKKYLEYDIIPELVKMMQCTIPELQDAAYTALHQMLFGTGGALVLKHIFQLGLIEKLVHSIDSRSAKAREVNVHCLLDAVELGTKQFLERMFSLQVVEKLTKLESVSGGSGETVVGFLKGMDKCKRLSTAERKVMKQQVLRKVRATLKGHKFEARILAAVDACLCEGSMRGATSSSSGRNRKS from the exons ATGGGTGCCATTCTAGCTCATACAGCAATGGATGCTTTACAAGTTGTTTCATCAGCTACACAATTAGTGTCGAGTATGGTGGGGGCTGTTGCTGCATTGGAGCAAGCCTCTAGGGATCTTGAAGAAGCTCCGAAGAAAATCAAAAGACTAGAGGAGTTTGTGTATGATCTCGAGAATTTGACTCGCAGAATCAAGCAAAAGCATGTCTCCAAGCTTCATAACCATCGATTAGATAACCAAATTCAAAGCTTAAATGCCCTGGTGGAAAGGCTTCATCCAAACATCGTGAAGGCAAGAAGGATTGTGTCAAGAAGTAAGTTCAAGAACTTGGCAAAGATAGTGTGGAGTTCTATGGCTGGGGACCCACTTGGGAAAGTAGTCCATACAATCAAGGGTGACTTAAACTGGTGGCTTGACTCTCAAATATTGGTGCAAAATGTTGAGAAGGTGATAGAATCCACTGCACAAGACATCCCAGTTCggttaaagataaattgtgaacAAGGTTACCCGATATCTAGTAAGTGTAACTTCATAAGGAATTTACTAGAGCAGgagggttctcatcgggtcatTCTTATTGTTGGGTTATCTGGTATTGGGAAGTCATGTATGGCTCGTCAAGTGGTTTGTGATCCGCCAGCTAAATTTGTGGGCGGTGCAGTTGAGCTTTGCTTTGGGCAATGGTGCAGCAGAGCTGCCTGTAACGGAAACAAGGCCGAATATCAGAGCCGATTAGCtcgaaaattttgtaaatttcttgTGCAgattggattttggaagaagattAAGGATAACGCTGGAGATCTTGAATACATATGTTGCTTGCTTCAAGAAGCCTTGTACGGGAAGAGCATTTTGATCCTTCTCGATGATGTGTGGGAGCAGGACATAATTGAACGATTTACAAAACTGTATGATAATGATTGCAAATACTTAGTAACAACGAGAAATGAAGCTGTCTATGAAATTACAGAAGCTGAGAAAGTTGAGTTAGGCAAAGATGACATAAGGGAAATAAGCAAGAAAATCCTTGTGTACCATAGCCTCCTTAGCGAGGAAGAGTTGCCG ATTATCGCAGAAACCTTGCTTGAGCGTTGTGGCCACCACCCTCTTACAGTGGCTGTCATGGGTAAGGCTCTCAGGAAAGAAACAAGATCTGAAAAATGGGAGAAAGCCATCACAAATTTATCCACCTTTGCCACATGTGCACCCGGTCCTGTCTCTTACGTAAATGAGAAAGAAGCTGAAAACACGCTAACCATTTTTGGGTCATTTGAGTTCAGTCTAGAAGCAATGCCTGGAGACTCTAGGAAGCTCTTCGCAGCTCTTGCTGCTCTTTCATGGGTTGAACATGTACCTGAAGCTGGTTTGGAGGCTATTTGGTCAGTTATTGGGCAGGAGAGCCTATTCCCTCTCATAGTTGGCAAGCTTGTTGAGGGCTCCTTGCTGACGAAAACTGATACAGATCCCTTATATCAAGTACATGACATGGTTTCGCTGTACCTTGATAGCAAGAAAAATGATGCAATTGTGCTTTTAGTAGATGAAGCTAGAGTCGAAGAAACAGCATTTATTTGCCCTtggctttttgtttttgggaaaGAAAGCATCAAAAGAATTGTTGGACAAAAGATAGAGATATTCCTCAGCGTTTTAGAAGAAAAGCAAGCAGTTATCACCTTAGAAGCAATTGTCCAGGCTCTAATGGCTAGCAAATCCATATCTGAATATGAAGTCAGCAGAGCAAGCTTTGTTTGCATGTTGGGACCTAGAATTGAAGCCCTTATATCATCTGGTTTACAGAGTCTGGTTGTAGTGTCTGCAGAAGCCATCACAAATATATTCAATAGAAATGACTATTGCAATTACGTTCCATCACTTGAAAGTACTGGTGCAATTGATAAGCTGGCAGTTATACTAGAAAACTGTGAGGACCCCATGGTCCAAACAAACGTTTCAGCGTTCCTTGCAAAGCTCGCAGAATTTGGAAGCACAGATACAGTCGATAAGGTGCTTCAGAGTATCCCCTTCAACCAACTGGCTGATTTGCTCTCTCCTGAAGCTGAGGAATGGCATGAGAGCATGTTTACAATATTGATGTCATTGGCCAAAGCAGGAAAGTCAAAAGCTGTTGAGAGAATGATTGCTTCTGAAATCGAGAAAAATCTAATCAAACTTCTTGAGAATGGAACTGAAGTGGCACAACATGGTGCCATTGTCATATTGAAAGCATTTTATGAGTTAGGGGGCCATCCTACAAATGGGCATCTTCAACATGCTAATCTAAAACTTTTGCCATGGCAAGtgaggcttcgtttggaaagaTTTGTGTTGTCAGACCAGAATGTTTCCTCTTCACCAAGGCCGCAAACTTTTGAAGATCTACTCCACAAGGTACTTGATAGCAATTACAAGCAGGTATTGGAAGCAATGCAAGACCTCATACCAATTATTGAGAAAGCAGGGGACCCAAAAATCAGAGACATGATTTTAAAAAGCCCCCTCATCAAAAGACTCTTTGAACTTTTACAAACACAGCAGAAGTCAATGAAATCCGAGTCTGTCTTTCTATTAATGAAGCTAGCTCTCTCTGGTGGAGAATCCTGCATTAAGAAATATCTGGAGTATGATATTATTCCCGAGCTAGTCAAGATGATGCAGTGCACCATTCCAGAGTTGCAGGATGCAGCCTATACAGCACTACACCAGATGCTGTTTGGCACTGGTGGGGCCCTGGTTTTGAAGCATATATTTCAGTTGGGTCTCATAGAGAAGTTGGTTCACTCAATTGACAGCAGATCAGCGAAAGCAAGGGAAGTGAACGTCCACTGTCTTCTGGATGCTGTCGAGTTGGGAACCAAACAATTCTTGGAGCGGATGTTTTCTTTGCAAGTGGTGGAGAAGCTTACAAAGTTAGAAAGTGTCAGTGGGGGCTCAGGGGAAACTGTGGTTGGATTTCTCAAGGGAATGGATAAATGTAAACGTCTTTCTACTGCTGAGCGCAAGGTTATGAAGCAACAAGTGCTTAGGAAAGTAAGGGCTACCTTGAAAGGCCATAAATTTGAAGCGCGGATTTTGGCAGCTGTAGATGCCTGTTTATGTGAAGGATCAATGAGGGGAGCCACTAGCAGTAGTAGTGGTAGAAACAGAAAGTCGTAG
- the LOC121246963 gene encoding uncharacterized protein At1g15400-like, whose protein sequence is MAGLQRSDVSFRRQGSSGFVFDDRFLSGQLNKVNQKEDPHDQQELQKLDIKELGKTSRTEVGPTITIERSRSNGGARGYRTGKVAPAIEPPSPKLSACGFCAAFGQAGKKERRTRKPAGTG, encoded by the exons ATGGCTGGTTTACAACGATCTGATGTTTCGTTTAGGAGACAAGGCTCGTCGGGGTTTGTATTTGATGACAGATTCTTGTCAGGGCAGCTCAACAAAGTTAACCAGAAGGAAGACCCTCATGATCAACAAGAGCTACAGAAACTAGATATCAAAGAGCTAGGCAAGACATCAAGAACCGAAGTTGGACCAACCATTACCATCGAGCGCAGCCGATCCAACGGTGGAGCACGCGGCTACCGTACAGGGAAGGTAGCTCCGGCGATCGAGCCACCTTCGCCGAAGCTCTCGGCGTGCGGGTTTTGCGCCGCTTTCGGACAGGCagggaaaaaggaaaggagaacGCGGAAGCCAGCTG GTACAGGATGA